The following are from one region of the Silene latifolia isolate original U9 population chromosome 9, ASM4854445v1, whole genome shotgun sequence genome:
- the LOC141601034 gene encoding uncharacterized protein LOC141601034, with translation MTSFEFIFILHLMKKVLELSNLLSQALKRKSQDIINSLHLVETTKTLLLKLRNDGWDSLLSEVILFCERRNIEVPDMNSIYIERGGRARRQHDQNTVEVHYRRNLFYAAIDVQLQELSYRFNEKSVELLTLSCALEPRSSGQHFKISDICNLVNKFYPEDFTDVEKEELKVQLCHYEVELARHEDLKKLSTISELSQWLVNTGKHNMYPLIFRLIRILLTLPVSTASAERAFSAMNVVKTTKRNKMEADFFESCLLINIEREIAKNISTSSIIDTFKDLKERRALL, from the coding sequence ATGACTTCTTTTGAATTTATCTTCATTTTGCATCTTATGAAGAAAGTTTTAGAGCTATCTAATTTGCTTTCCCAAGCTTTAAAACGGAAATCACAAGATATCATTAATTCATTGCACCTTGTGGAGACTACAAAGACACTTTTGCTAAAGTTAAGAAATGATGGATGGGATTCCCTTCTATCAGAAGTTATCTTATTTTGTGAAAGGCGTAATATAGAAGTTCCTGACATGAATTCTATTTATATAGAAAGAGGAGGTCGTGCTCGTCGTCAACATGATCAAAACACAGTTGAAGTCCATTATCGAAGAAATTTGTTTTATGCTGCAATTGATGTCCAATTACAAGAGCTGAGCTACAGATTTAATGAGAAATCAGTTGAGTTGTTAACTCTTAGTTGTGCTTTGGAGCCTAGATCAAGTGGACAACATTTCAAGATAAGTGATATATGTAACCTTGTCAATAAGTTTTATCCCGAAGACTTCACAGATGTTGAAAAAGAGGAATTAAAAGTACAACTATGTCATTATGAGGTTGAGTTAGCTCGACATGAGGATCTTAAGAAGCTGTCGACAATATCTGAATTAAGTCAGTGGTTGGTGAATACTGGGAAGCACAATATGTACCCACTTATTTTCAGATTAATTAGAATTTTGTTAACTCTCCCGGTATCTACAGCAAGTGCCGAACGAGCTTTTTCAGCAATGAATGTTGTTAAAACAACTAAACGCAATAAGATGGAAGCCGATTTCTTTGAAAGTTGTCTGCTTATCAACATTGAACGAGAAATAGCAAAAAACATTAGTACTAGTTCTATTATAGATACCTTTAAGGATTTGAAAGAGCGTCGAGCTCTATTATAG